The genomic region CCGCCATCCGGCCCCGTCGATAGCCGTGGCCGGGTCTCAACGTCCGGTGATGCTCCTCACCTGGCCCTCGATCCGCGACGCGACATCCGCAGGATCCTGATGCTCCCAGAAACGCATGACGGTCCAGCCCGCGTTCTGCAGCCGTTCATCCGTGTCGCGGTCCCGCTCGACGTTCGCGGCGAGCTTCGGCCCCCAATAGTCCGCGTTCCGCTTGGGCGTGGTCCCGTGAACAGGGCATCCGTGCCAGAAGCATCCGTCGATGAAGACCGCGATGCGTGCGCGGGTGAAGACGACGTCTGCACGTCGTCGCAGATTGGGAACGGGCGCGAAGTCCACGCGATATCGAAGACCGCGCGCGTGCAGCTCCCGGCGCACCGCCAGTTCCGTCGATGTGTCGCGACGCTTGTTCGCGAGCATCGACTTCCGCGTTCCTTCGGAGGAAGCCCAGGATTCGGTCATCCTTCACCCTCAGCCCAGATCGCTGATTGCTCCGGCCTGCCGCAGCTTGGTGAACCGCTGCCGCATGTGCGAGGCGAACCCAGCGTCGTGCACGATGACACCCGCCTCGAGGTTTCGT from Microbacter sp. GSS18 harbors:
- a CDS encoding very short patch repair endonuclease, coding for MTESWASSEGTRKSMLANKRRDTSTELAVRRELHARGLRYRVDFAPVPNLRRRADVVFTRARIAVFIDGCFWHGCPVHGTTPKRNADYWGPKLAANVERDRDTDERLQNAGWTVMRFWEHQDPADVASRIEGQVRSITGR